A portion of the Flavobacterium limnophilum genome contains these proteins:
- a CDS encoding GNAT family N-acetyltransferase has protein sequence MVNINFTPFPNLETERLHLRRLVKEDVNEVFALRSDKEVMKYIPRPQVKTEEDALEHISMIDAKIENNEGINWAITLKDNPKLIGIIGHYRIKPEHFRAEIGYMLLPEYHGKGIIVEAIKETVKYGFEIMKLHSIEAVIDPENLASERALQKSGFVKEAHLKENEYYEGRFLDTVIYSILNTH, from the coding sequence ATGGTAAACATCAATTTCACTCCTTTCCCTAATCTCGAGACCGAACGTTTGCATTTGCGTCGCCTTGTGAAAGAAGATGTAAACGAAGTTTTTGCCCTTCGATCTGACAAGGAAGTCATGAAATACATTCCAAGACCACAGGTGAAAACCGAAGAAGATGCCTTGGAACATATCTCGATGATTGATGCAAAAATCGAAAACAACGAAGGGATAAATTGGGCTATTACTTTGAAAGACAATCCGAAACTAATAGGAATTATTGGTCATTACAGAATTAAACCAGAACATTTTAGAGCCGAAATTGGCTATATGCTTCTTCCAGAATATCACGGAAAAGGCATTATTGTTGAAGCCATAAAAGAAACCGTGAAATATGGCTTTGAAATAATGAAACTGCATTCTATTGAAGCTGTCATTGACCCGGAAAACCTTGCATCGGAGAGAGCCTTGCAAAAAAGTGGTTTTGTCAAGGAAGCCCATTTAAAAGAAAATGAATATTATGAAGGCCGTTTTTTGGACACGGTCATTTATTCTATTTTGAATACTCACTAA
- a CDS encoding aldose 1-epimerase family protein — translation MTTTISNSNLTAQINHFGAELFSLKNHENQEYIWEGNPAFWGKHSPILFPIVGTLKNNSYHYEGTEYQLSRHGFARDMEFKLIKQSESSATFSLTSSEESRKVYPFDFELQIIYTLDENKLIIGYNIINNNNGVMPFSIGAHPAFALPKSFDAYALAFEYPETLTSFELENDLLSDKSTTIEMIDNQVSLDYSLFEKDALIFKRLQSKNITVLENDKPLLRVQFDDFPNLGIWTKNNAPFLCIEPWLGYSDTVHSTGNILEKEGIQLLEAKKSLQCNFSIEIL, via the coding sequence TTGACTACAACAATTTCAAATTCGAATCTGACAGCGCAAATAAACCACTTTGGAGCTGAATTATTCTCATTAAAAAATCACGAGAATCAAGAATACATTTGGGAGGGAAATCCAGCGTTTTGGGGAAAGCATTCCCCTATTTTGTTTCCAATTGTTGGAACGCTGAAAAACAATTCCTACCATTATGAAGGAACAGAATACCAATTGTCGAGACACGGTTTTGCAAGAGACATGGAATTTAAATTGATTAAGCAATCGGAAAGTAGTGCCACATTTTCGTTAACTTCATCCGAGGAATCCCGTAAAGTCTATCCCTTTGATTTTGAGTTGCAAATTATTTATACTTTGGACGAAAACAAATTAATTATTGGGTACAATATCATCAATAACAACAATGGTGTAATGCCTTTTTCCATTGGAGCACATCCTGCATTTGCATTGCCAAAATCATTTGATGCATACGCTTTGGCATTTGAATATCCTGAAACTTTAACGAGTTTTGAACTTGAAAATGATTTACTTTCAGACAAATCAACAACCATCGAAATGATTGACAATCAAGTTTCGCTAGATTATTCATTGTTTGAAAAAGACGCCTTGATTTTTAAACGATTACAGTCTAAAAACATCACTGTTTTAGAAAACGACAAACCTTTGCTTCGTGTCCAGTTTGATGATTTTCCAAATCTAGGAATTTGGACAAAAAACAATGCTCCTTTTTTGTGCATTGAACCCTGGCTTGGCTATTCGGACACTGTTCATTCAACGGGAAATATTTTGGAAAAAGAAGGCATTCAACTCTTGGAAGCCAAAAAATCACTGCAATGTAATTTTAGCATTGAAATTCTATAA
- a CDS encoding DUF3575 domain-containing protein, whose protein sequence is MKKIFLFSFLFISICSQSQTYIKGNAVTALVLIPNVGIETSIGKKFTFQADVMASFWESFNGHHPMKFYSLIAEVRYHFHEKYNGFYFGGHAGADRYQLQKWNYWDTNKYEDGFGYKFGGTIGYEKKLNDRLMLDFFVGGGWHQGYYHGHYNDGTPGRYDKAEHWNISGDWLPYRGGIMISYRLN, encoded by the coding sequence ATGAAAAAAATCTTCCTTTTTTCTTTTCTATTCATTTCAATTTGTTCCCAATCTCAAACGTATATAAAAGGTAATGCCGTAACAGCCTTGGTGTTAATTCCAAATGTGGGAATTGAAACCAGTATTGGAAAAAAATTCACTTTTCAAGCTGACGTTATGGCTTCTTTTTGGGAATCATTTAATGGTCATCACCCAATGAAATTTTATTCTTTAATTGCAGAAGTTCGTTATCATTTTCATGAAAAATACAATGGCTTTTATTTTGGAGGACATGCTGGAGCTGATCGGTATCAACTACAAAAATGGAACTATTGGGATACTAATAAGTACGAAGATGGTTTTGGGTACAAATTTGGAGGAACAATTGGATACGAGAAAAAACTAAATGATAGATTAATGCTGGATTTCTTTGTAGGAGGTGGTTGGCATCAAGGATACTATCATGGACACTATAATGACGGAACTCCAGGCAGGTATGACAAAGCCGAACATTGGAATATAAGCGGTGATTGGTTGCCATATAGGGGAGGAATTATGATTTCCTACCGTTTAAATTAG